The genomic region CGGCCCTCGCCGATTCCTACCGGCGCCGTTTCCGGCACGTCCTCGTGGACGAATACCAGGACACGAACCACGCCCAGTACGCCCTGGTGCGCGAGATCGTCGGCGAGGGCCCCGGCGCTGCCGAGCTCACCGTCGTCGGCGACTCCGACCAGTCCATCTATGCGTTCCGCGGCGCGGACATCCGCAACATCGTGGAGTTCGAGAAGGACTACCCGGACGCCCGGACCATCAAGCTCGAGCAGAACTACCGCTCCACCCAGACCATCCTCAGCGCCGCGAACTCGGTCATCTCCCGCAACCCCAACCGGCCGGAGAAACGGCTCTGGACGGCTGAGGGGGACGGCGAAAAGATTGTCGGCTATGTCGGCGAGAATGAGCACGACGAGGCCCAGTTCATCGCGAAGGAAATCGACCGCCTGCAGGATGAGGGCGACCTGCGCCCCGGTGACGTCGCCATTTTCTACCGCACCAACGCCCAGTCCCGTTCGATCGAGGATGTTCTGGTGCGGGTGGGCCTGCCGTACAAGGTGGTCGGCGGCACCCGCTTCTACGAGCGCAAGGAGATCAAGGACGCCCTCGCCTACCTGCGGGTCCTGGTCAACCCGGACGACGACGTCAACCTCCGCCGGATCCTCAACGAACCCAAACGCGGCATCGGCGACCGTGCCGAGGGCGCCGTCGCTGCCCTTGCCGAGCGCGAGCGCACCTCCTTCATGGCCGCCGCGCGGCGCGCCGACGAGGCCCCGGGCATGGCGACACGCTCCGTCAATGCCGTGCTGGGCTTCGTGAAACTCCTCGACGACCTCGCCGAAGTGGCCTCCGGCTCCGGTGCGGCCGCCGCCCTGGAAGCGGTGCTCGAACAGACCGGCTACCTGGCGGCGCTGCGCTCGAGCACGGACCCCCAGGACGAATCGCGGGTGGAAAACCTTGCGGAACTGGTCGCCGTCGTGCGCGAATACGAACGCGACAACCCCGAAGGTTCCCTCGGAGCGTTCCTGGAGCAGGTCTCCCTCGTGGCCGACGCCGACCAGATCCCGGATGCCCCGGCGGGGACCGCCGACCAGCTGGCCGCGGCCGTCGCCGAGGCCAAGCGACTGGGCGTCGTCACGCTGATGACCCTGCACACCGCGAAGGGGCTGGAATTCCCGGTGGTGTTCCTCACCGGCATGGAACACGGGCTGTTCCCGCACCAGCGCTCCGCCACGGATCCCAAGGAACTGGCCGAGGAACGCCGTCTGGCCTACGTGGGACTGACCCGCGCCCGGAAGCGCCTCTACCTGACCCGGTCCGAGGTCCGGAGCATGTGGGGCCAGAGCCAGTACAACCCCGCCAGCCAGTTCATCGAGGAGATCCCGGCCGAGCTCGTCGAGTGGAAGCGGGAAGGCGCCACCCGCCAGAGCGGGGGCTGGGGGAGCGGCGCTCCGATCGGTTCCAGCCGCTATGGCGGATCATTCTGGGGTGCCGGAACGGCGCGCGGCACCGGCGCCAGCCCGTCCGCGGGCTTCAACGCCGATGTTCCCGCCGCCGTCGCCAAGAACCGGGTCCAGCCGCAGAAGGAAATCGTCGCCGTCAGTGTGGGGGACAAGGTCAACCACACAAGTTTCGGCAACGGCACCGTCCTGGCGGTGGAGGGCGCCGGGGACAAGACGGTCGCCAAGGTGACGTTCGACGTCGGCGAGAAGCGGCTGCTGCTGCGTTACGCGCCGCTCACCAAGCTGGACGCCTGACTCCTCTGGACGGC from Arthrobacter sp. NicSoilB8 harbors:
- the pcrA gene encoding DNA helicase PcrA encodes the protein MDMLFDPYADGPFQAAPTAAAGAKARAGTGLAGLDSGAGHGAAYAPEGNAADANGPGNAQGGGWDRPQLPDASELLEGLNPQQEEAVKHAGSALLIVAGAGSGKTRVLSNRIAYLIATGRAHHGEILAITFTNKAAAEMRERIEALVGGRAKTMWISTFHSSCVRILRREAKNVGRNSNFSIYDSADSLRLITLVAKNLDLDPKRFAPKAIQHKISALKNELIDADSYTSSANYNDPFEQAVAEVFKGYTQRLHQANAMDFDDLIAETVYMFRAFPALADSYRRRFRHVLVDEYQDTNHAQYALVREIVGEGPGAAELTVVGDSDQSIYAFRGADIRNIVEFEKDYPDARTIKLEQNYRSTQTILSAANSVISRNPNRPEKRLWTAEGDGEKIVGYVGENEHDEAQFIAKEIDRLQDEGDLRPGDVAIFYRTNAQSRSIEDVLVRVGLPYKVVGGTRFYERKEIKDALAYLRVLVNPDDDVNLRRILNEPKRGIGDRAEGAVAALAERERTSFMAAARRADEAPGMATRSVNAVLGFVKLLDDLAEVASGSGAAAALEAVLEQTGYLAALRSSTDPQDESRVENLAELVAVVREYERDNPEGSLGAFLEQVSLVADADQIPDAPAGTADQLAAAVAEAKRLGVVTLMTLHTAKGLEFPVVFLTGMEHGLFPHQRSATDPKELAEERRLAYVGLTRARKRLYLTRSEVRSMWGQSQYNPASQFIEEIPAELVEWKREGATRQSGGWGSGAPIGSSRYGGSFWGAGTARGTGASPSAGFNADVPAAVAKNRVQPQKEIVAVSVGDKVNHTSFGNGTVLAVEGAGDKTVAKVTFDVGEKRLLLRYAPLTKLDA